The Papaver somniferum cultivar HN1 chromosome 3, ASM357369v1, whole genome shotgun sequence genome includes a region encoding these proteins:
- the LOC113360768 gene encoding receptor-like protein EIX2 translates to MFLSDPSGRLSSWRGKNCCNWKGVHCSNDTSHVIKVDLRNPKPEKFMRNLYSDVISISSETPAALNGTISPALLNLFHLKYLDLSYNNFDYSKIHNHFTKFKSLVYLNLSNSMFSSPIKNQFANLSTLQYLDISCSSMMEDFSSLSFSISTLKLSYKFFTSYLPTSYVSSDDISWLRGLTNLKVLNLTGVDLSVASSELGTKWAEPISVLGNLRELSLSDCSISGPFPLNEIHNLSRLSHFRMDYNPLSSPMPIQLANFTSLSVLDLNNCQLQGSMPYLPQLQYLDVSVNKDLIVNLVHIFDQPWPKLQFLSITLTNVVGTIPSSVSNASSLVHLLASHCSIRGSFPDSISNLSHLKYLDLSNNYLNGLIPNSISNLRNLQVLNLNENDLHGPIPKSICEVSSLATLLVTSNNLNGSMPSCIFKLRKLQVFDITGNDLKGNLSFRSIFLELKPVWLSFDRNFLDVKIDINYSLTSKFEQLQSLGLQRCNLKGSIPTFICNMTELYRLDLSRNNLRGSIPSCIFKLPHLSYLDLSNNSLEGTLPPSIYLTQEYPFSALLLWRNKLRGSLPLPPKNIGVFDLSDNEFTGGISDEVSARLANADHVSLSGNNLSGSISSAICSRGSSLSVLDISKNKLSGRIPTTLKYCVSLISLNLGANNLTGNIPNELESAKSLKFLQLYENNLNGMFPTFIQQFQYLEVISLWGNSLEGGIPHFLGTLSNLRIISLSSNMFNGSIPEEITDLHKLQFLDLSNNKLSGSVPEKIGNLEMLTSKSNTSLVVGDVISLVYSGVELQIQWKKATEQLGVVYTYNTGIDLSRNFLEGTIPKDICLLKGLKMLNLSHNQLHGVIPTNIGNMTGLESLDLSFNKLSGHIPLSLTSIDPLSTLDLSYNNLSGMIPRGAHFDLVSLDGSAYVGNSLLCGHPTNKICEQFNPSISLPNSEAKENGKLVFYAAFVVGIGTGIWGLLLVLVLVFFLSKKKWWLGYWRYVDTVALRITGYILKN, encoded by the coding sequence ATGTTTCTCTCCGACCCTTCAGGTCGTTTATCGTCTTGGAGAGGGAAAAATTGCTGCAACTGGAAGGGAGTTCATTGCTCTAATGACACTTCGCATGTAATAAAGGTCGATCTGCGAAACCCAAAACCGGAAAAGTTTATGCGTAATCTTTATTCAGATGTCATTTCAATTTCATCCGAGACACCCGCTGCACTTAATGGTACAATTTCTCCTGCCCTCTTGAATCTTTTTCATCTCAAATATCTTGACTTAAGCTACAACAATTTCGACTACTCCAAAATCCACAATCACTTTACTAAATTCAAAAGTCTTGTTTACCTTAATCTGTCGAATTCCATGTTTTCAAGTCCCATTAAGAATCAGTTTGCGAATCTATCTACTTTGCAGTACCTCGATATCTCATGCTCGTCTATGATGGAAGATTTCTCATCACTCTCTTTTAGCATCTCAACGTTAAAACTATCATATAAGTTTTTTACTTCTTATTTGCCGACTAGTTATGTTTCTTCAGATGATATAAGTTGGTTAAGGGGGTTAACCAATCTCAAGGTTCTAAACTTAACCGGTGTTGATTTATCGGTGGCTTCTTCAGAGCTCGGCACGAAATGGGCGGAGCCTATATCAGTGCTCGGTAACCTTAGGGAGCTATCACTTTCTGATTGTAGCATTTCTGGACCATTTCCACTTAACGAAATTCACAATCTCTCACGTCTATCGCATTTCCGAATGGATTATAATCCTTTGAGCTCGCCAATGCCAATTCAGCTTGCTAATTTCACATCTCTGTCAGTCCTTGACTTGAACAATTGTCAGTTGCAAGGTTCAATGCCTTATCTTCCACAACTCCAATACTTGGATGTGAGTGTTAACAAAGATCTCATTGTTAATCTCGTTCACATATTCGATCAACCATGGCCTAAACTTCAATTCCTTTCAATTACTTTGACTAATGTTGTTGGGACGATCCCAAGTTCTGTTTCAAATGCATCATCACTGGTCCATCTTCTTGCATCACATTGTTCAATTCGAGGATCCTTCCCGGATTCTATTTCAAACCTTTCGCACTTAAAATATCTAGACCTCAGTAACAACTATTTGAATGGTCTCATTCCTAATTCAATCTCCAATCTAAGAAATTTGCAAGTGTTAAATTTGAATGAAAACGATTTACATGGTCCCATCCCAAAATCAATATGTGAGGTTTCCTCACTCGCAACTCTTCTTGTAACAAGCAACAATTTGAATGGATCAATGCCAAGTTGCATTTTCAAGCTTCGAAAACTGCAGGTGTTTGATATCACAGGCAacgatttaaaaggaaatctctcattTAGATCAATATTCCTAGAGTTGAAACCTGTATGGCTTTCTTTTGACAGGAACTTTCTAGATGTAAAGATAGATATCAATTACTCGTTGACATCTAAATTTGAACAGCTGCAATCCTTAGGCCTGCAGCGTTGCAATTTGAAAGGGTCTATCCCAACTTTCATTTGCAATATGACTGAACTTTATCGGTTGGATTTGTCACGTAACAACCTCAGAGGCTCTATCCCTTCTTGTATCTTCAAACTCCCACATCTGTCTTACTTAGATCTCTCAAACAACAGCCTAGAAGGAACACTACCGCCTTCGATATATCTTACTCAAGAATACCCATTTTCAGCACTACTATTATGGAGGAACAAACTCCGGGGATCACTTCCTCTTCCACCTAAAAATATCGGGGTTTTTGATTTGTCGGATAATGAATTCACTGGTGGAATCTCGGATGAAGTAAGTGCAAGACTAGCAAATGCTGATCATGTATCACTATCCGGTAACAATCTTAGTGGTTCAATTTCTTCTGCTATTTGTTCACGAGGAAGTAGTCTAAGTGTTCTAGATATCTCTAAGAACAAATTATCTGGAAGAATACCTACTACTCTGAAGTATTGTGTTTCTCTTATTTCTCTAAATCTTGGAGCTAACAATCTTACTGGAAACATTCCAAATGAGCTTGAAAGTGCAAAAAGTCTAAAGTTTCTTCAACTTTACGAGAATAATTTAAATGGTATGTTTCCTACCTTTATCCAACAATTTCAGTATTTGGAAGTTATCAGCTTGTGGGGTAACAGTCTTGAAGGTGGTATACCCCATTTCCTTGGTACATTAAGTAATCTAAGGATTATTTCCTTAAGCTCAAATATGTTTAATGGATCGATCCCGGAAGAAATTACAGATTTGCATAAACTACAATTTCTAGACCTGTCAAATAATAAATTGTCTGGTTCAGTTCCTGAGAAGATAGGAAACTTGGAGATGCTAACAAGTAAATCAAATACCAGTCTCGTGGTTGGTGACGTAATCTCACTGGTATATTCAGGTGTGGAACTACAAATACAGTGGAAAAAGGCGACAGAACAACTAGGGGTCGTGTACACTTACAATACTGGAATTGATCTTTCCAGAAACTTCCTCGAGGGAACCATTCCAAAAGATATCTGTCTACTGAAAGGACTTAAGATGCTTAATCTATCACATAACCAGCTTCATGGTGTGATTCCAACGAATATCGGGAATATGACAGGTTTAGAGTCATTGGATTTGAGTTTTAACAAATTGTCTGGACATATTCCATTATCTCTTACCTCGATCGACCCTCTCAGCACTCTGGACCTGTCTTACAATAACTTGAGTGGAATGATCCCGAGAGGTGCGCACTTTGATCTAGTGAGTTTAGATGGTTCAGCTTATGTTGGCAACTCTTTGTTATGCGGTCACCCGACAAACAAGATTTGTGAACAGTTTAATCCTAGTATCAGCCTGCCAAACAGTGAAGCGAAAGAAAATGGCAAACTGGTGTTTTATGCTGCTTTTGTTGTAGGTATTGGAACTGGAATTTGGGGCTTACTtttagttttggttttggttttcttcctaAGCAAAAAAAAGTGGTGGCTGGGGTATTGGAGATATGTTGATACCGTTGCATTGAGAATAACTGGATACATTTTGAAGAACTGA